From a region of the Impatiens glandulifera chromosome 4, dImpGla2.1, whole genome shotgun sequence genome:
- the LOC124935097 gene encoding agamous-like MADS-box protein AGL61, giving the protein MGRQKIKIAKIEIKNHLQVTFSKRRSGLFKKASELSTLCGVDIAIIVFSPAGKAFSFGHPDVESIVNRYLTIKSSIDHRHLTQGCNAVLDLNRGLGHISNEMDGEKKRGEALDQVKKSRERNNYWWNAPIEELNLFELEKLKESMENLKKNVMEDHTNKILTLTHAAAAGSAAFLPPANEELGFHEIQQPSLNMCNNYIVNHVYGNNGGGDQAAVFAKVGPAGSHVFFAQR; this is encoded by the coding sequence ATGGGACGACAAAAAATCAAGATCgctaaaatagaaataaagaaTCATTTGCAAGTGACTTTCTCAAAACGTCGATCCGGCCTCTTCAAAAAAGCAAGCGAACTTTCCACACTATGTGGAGTCGACATTGCGATCATAGTCTTTTCTCCAGCTGGAAAAGCATTCTCCTTTGGTCATCCTGATGTCGAATCCATCGTCAACCGATACCTCACGATAAAATCAAGTATCGATCATCGTCATCTTACACAAGGATGTAACGCGGTTCTTGATCTTAACCGTGGACTCGGACACATATCTAACGAGATGGATGGGGAAAAGAAGAGAGGAGAGGCTCTAGACCAAGTAAAAAAGTCTCGAGAGAGGAATAACTATTGGTGGAATGCTCCAATTGAGGAGTTGAATTTGTTTGAACTTGAGAAATTAAAGGAGTCTATGGAAAATTTGAAGAAGAATGTGATGGAGGATCATACCAACAAGATTCTCACACTCACACATGCCGCGGCTGCTGGATCAGCAGCATTTCTTCCACCAGCCAATGAAGAATTAGGGTTTCATGAGATCCAACAACCGTCTTTAAATATGTGCAACAATTATATAGTTAACCATGTTTATGGAAATAATGGAGGAGGGGATCAAGCAGCGGTTTTTGCTAAGGTCGGGCCGGCCGGTTCACATGTCTTCTTTGCTCAACGTTAA